From the Homo sapiens chromosome 1, GRCh38.p14 Primary Assembly genome, one window contains:
- the MIB2 gene encoding E3 ubiquitin-protein ligase MIB2 isoform X13, whose protein sequence is MGWKPSEARGQSQSFQASGLQPRSLKAARRATGRPDRSRAAPPNMDPDPQAGVQVGMRVVRGVDWKWGQQDGGEGGVGTVVELGRHGSPSTPDRTVVVQWDQGTRTNYRAGYQGAHDLLLYDNAQIGVRHPNIICDCCKKHGLRGMRWKCRVCLDYDLCTQCYMHNKHELAHAFDRYETAHSRPVTLSPRQGLPRIPLRGIFQGAKVVRGPDWEWGSQDGGEGKPGRVVDIRGWDVETGRSVASVTWADGTTNVYRVGHKGKVDLKCVGEAAGGFYYKDHLPRLGKPAELQRRVSADSQPFQHGDKVKCLLDTDVLREMQEGHGGWNPRMAEFIGQTGTVHRITDRGDVRVQFNHETRWTFHPGALTKDTRKAGQLRGREGGGWAKMLLHHSFWVGDVVRVIGDLDTVKRLQAGHGEWTDDMAPALGRVGKVVKVFGDGNLRVAVAGQRWTFSPSCLVAYRPEEDANLDVAERARENKSSLSVALDKLRAQKSDPEHPGRLVVEVALGNAARALDLLRRRPEQVDTKNQGRTALQVAAYLGQVELIRLLLQARAGVDLPDDEGNTALHYAALGNQPEATRVLLSAGCRADAINSTQSTALHVAVQRGFLEVVRALCERGCDVNLPDAHSDTPLHSAISAGTGASGIVEVLTEVPNIDVTATNSQGFTLLHHASLKGHALAVRKILARARQLVDAKKEDGFTALHLAALNNHREVAQILIREGRCDVNVRNRKLQSPLHLAVQQAHVGLVPLLVDAGCSVNAEDEEGDTALHVALQRHQLLPLVADGAGGDPGPLQLLSRTWGAGCWGCQVPGDASLGPAPAPALTGVCPAAQLQASGLPGSAELTVGAAVACFLALEGADVSYTNHRGRSPLDLAAEGRVLKALQGCAQRFRERQAGGGAAPGPRQTLGTPNTVTNLHVGAAPGPEAAECLVCSELALLVLFSPCQHRTVCEECARRMKKCIRCQVVVSKKLRPDGSEVASAAPAPGPPRQLVEELQSRYRQMEERITCPICIDSHIRLVFQCGHGACAPCGSALSACPICRQPIRDRIQIFV, encoded by the exons GTCCCGAGCAGCCCCGCCCAACATGGACCCAGACCCCCAGGCGGGCGTGCAGGTGGGCATGCGGGTGGTGCGCGGCGTGGACTGGAAGTGGGGCCAGCAGGACGGCGGCGAGGGCGGCGTGGGCACGGTGGTGGAGCTTGGCCGCCACGGCAGCCCCTCGACACCCGACCGCACAGTGGTCGTGCAGTGGGACCAGGGCACGCGCACCAACTACCGCGCCGGCTACCAGGGCGCGCACGACCTGCTGCTGTACGACAACGCCCAGATCG gcgTCCGGCACCCCAACATCATCTGTGACTGCTGCAAGAAGCACGGGCTGCGGGGGATGCGCTGGAAGTGCCGTGTGTGCCTGGACTACGACCTCTGCACGCAGTGCTACATGCACAACAAGCATGAGCTCGCCCACGCCTTCGACCGCTACGAGACCGCTCACTCGCGCCC TGTCACACTGAGTCCCCGCCAGGGCCTCCCGAGGATCCCACTAAGGGGCATCTTCCAGGGAGCGAAGGTGGTGCGAGGCCCCGACTGGGAGTGGGGCTCACAGGATG gaggggaagggaaaCCGGGCCGTGTGGTGGACATCCGTGGCTGGGATGTGGAGACAGGCCGGAGTGTGGCCAGCGTGACGTGGGCTGATGGTACCACCAATGTGTACCGTGTGGGCCACAAGGGCAAGGTGGACCTCAAGTGTGTGGGCGAGGCAGCGGGCGGCTTCTACTACAAGGACCACCTCCCAAGGCTCG GCAAGCCGGCGGAGCTGCAGCGCAGGGTGAGTGCTGACAGCCAGCCCTTCCAGCACGGGGACAAGGTCAAGTGTCTGCTGGACACTGATGTCCTGCGGGAGATGCAGGAAGGCCACGGCGGCTGGAACCCCAGGATGGCGGAG TTTATCGGACAGACGGGCACCGTGCATCGTATCACGGACCGCGGGGACGTGCGCGTGCAGTTCAACCACGAGACGCGCTGGACCTTCCACCCCGGGGCGCTCACCAAG GACACCAGGAAGGCAGGACAGCTTCGTGGGCGGGAGGGAGGCGGCTGGGCTAAGATGCTCCTG CACCACTCCTTCTGGGTGGGCGACGTGGTCCGGGTCATCGGCGACCTTGACACAGTGAAGCggctgcaggctgggcatggcgaGTGGACGGACGACATGGCCCCT GCCCTGGGCCGCGTCGGGAAGGTGGTGAAAGTGTTTGGAGACGGGAACCTGCGTGTAGCAGTCGCTGGTCAGCGGTGGACCTTCAGCCCCTCCTGCCTGGTGGCCTACCGGCCCGAGGAGGATGCCAACCTGGACGTGGCCGAGCGCGCCCGGGAGAACAAAA GCTCACTGAGCGTGGCCCTGGACAAGCTTCGGGCCCAGAAGAGTGACCCAGAGCACCCGGGAAGGCTGGTGGTGGAGGTGGCGCTGGGTAACGCAGCCCGGGCTCTGGACCTGCTGCGGAGGCGCCCAGAGCAG GTGGACACCAAGAACCAAGGCAGGACCGCTCTGCAAGTGGCTGCCTACCTGGGCCAGGTGGAGTTGATACGGCTGCTGCTACAAGCCAGGGCGGGCGTGGACCTGCCGGACGACGAGGGCAACACGGCACTGCACTACGCGGCCCTGGG GAACCAGCCCGAGGCCACCAGGGTGCTCCTGAGTGCTGGGTGCCGGGCGGACGCCATCAACAGCACCCAGAGCACAGCACTGCACGTGGCCGTGCAGAggggcttcctggaggtggtgCGGGCCCTGTGTGAGCGCGGCTGTGACGTCAACCTGCCC GACGCCCACTCGGACACGCCCCTGCACTCCGCCATCTCGGCGGGCACTGGAGCCAGCGGCATTGTCGAGGTCCTCACGGAGGTGCCAAACATCGATGTTACCGCCACCAACAGCCAGGGTTTCACCCTGCTGCACCATGCCTCCCTCAAGGGTCACGCGCT AGCTGTGAGAAAGATTCTGGCTCGGGCGCGGCAGCTGGTGGACGCCAAGAAGGAGGACGGCTTCACGGCGCTGCATCTGGCTGCCCTCAACAACCACCGCGAGGTGGCCCAGATCCTCATCCGGGAG ggcCGCTGTGACGTGAACGTGCGCAACCGGAAGCTGCAGTCCCCGCTGCATCTCGCCGTGCAACAGGCCCACGTGGGGCTGGTGCCGCTACTGGTGGACGCTGGGTGCAGTGTCAACGCCGAGGACGAGGAGGGGGACACAGCCCTGCACGTGGCGCTGCAGCGTCATCAGCTGCTGCCCCTGGTGGCTGATGGGGCCGGGGGGGACCCAGGGCCCTTGCAGCTGCTGTCCAGG ACATGGGGCGCCGGCTGCTGGGGCTGCCAGGTGCCAGGAGACGCCTCCCTCGGGCCTGCCCCGGCGCCCGCCCTCACCGGCGTCTGTCCTGCCGCCCAGCTACAGGCCTCGGGCCTCCCCGGCAGCGCGGAGCTGACGGTGGGCGCGGCGGTCGCCTGCTTCCTGGCGCTGGAGGGCGCCGACGTGAGCTACACCAACCACCGCGGTCGGAGCCCGCTGGACCTGGCCGCCGAGGGTCGCGTGCTCAAGGCCCTTCAGGGCTGCGCCCAGCGCTTCCG GGAGCGGCAGGCGGGCGGGGGCGCGGCCCCGGGCCCCAGGCAAACGCTCGGGACCCCCAACACCGTGACGAACCTGCACGTGGGCGCCGCGCCGGGGCCCGAGGCCGCTGAGTGCCTGGTGTGCTCCGAGCTGGCGCTGCTGGTGCTGTTCTCGCCGTGCCAGCACCGCACCGTGTGTGAGG AGTGCGCGCGCAGGATGAAGAAGTGCATCAGGTGCCAGGTGGTCGTCAGCAAGAAACTGCGCCCAG ACGGCTCTGAGGTGGCGagcgccgcccccgcccccggcccgccgCGCCAGCTGGTGGAGGAGCTGCAGAGCCGCTACCGGCAGATGGAGGAACGCATCACCTGCCCCATCTGCATCGACAGCCACATCCGCCTCGTGTTCCAGTGCGGCCACGGCGCATGCGCCCCCTGCGGCTCCGCGCTCAGCGCCTGCCCCATCTGCCGCCAGCCCATCCGCGACCGCATCCAGATCTTCGTGTGA
- the MIB2 gene encoding E3 ubiquitin-protein ligase MIB2 isoform X16, producing MGWKPSEARGQSQSFQASGLQPRSLKAARRATGRPDRSRAAPPNMDPDPQAGVQVGMRVVRGVDWKWGQQDGGEGGVGTVVELGRHGSPSTPDRTVVVQWDQGTRTNYRAGYQGAHDLLLYDNAQIGVRHPNIICDCCKKHGLRGMRWKCRVCLDYDLCTQCYMHNKHELAHAFDRYETAHSRPVTLSPRQGLPRIPLRGIFQGAKVVRGPDWEWGSQDGGEGKPGRVVDIRGWDVETGRSVASVTWADGTTNVYRVGHKGKVDLKCVGEAAGGFYYKDHLPRLGKPAELQRRVSADSQPFQHGDKVKCLLDTDVLREMQEGHGGWNPRMAETGTVHRITDRGDVRVQFNHETRWTFHPGALTKHHSFWVGDVVRVIGDLDTVKRLQAGHGEWTDDMAPALGRVGKVVKVFGDGNLRVAVAGQRWTFSPSCLVAYRPEEDANLDVAERARENKSSLSVALDKLRAQKSDPEHPGRLVVEVALGNAARALDLLRRRPEQVDTKNQGRTALQVAAYLGQVELIRLLLQARAGVDLPDDEGNTALHYAALGNQPEATRVLLSAGCRADAINSTQSTALHVAVQRGFLEVVRALCERGCDVNLPDAHSDTPLHSAISAGTGASGIVEVLTEVPNIDVTATNSQGFTLLHHASLKGHALAVRKILARARQLVDAKKEDGFTALHLAALNNHREVAQILIREGRCDVNVRNRKLQSPLHLAVQQAHVGLVPLLVDAGCSVNAEDEEGDTALHVALQRHQLLPLVADGAGGDPGPLQLLSRTWGAGCWGCQVPGDASLGPAPAPALTGVCPAAQLQASGLPGSAELTVGAAVACFLALEGADVSYTNHRGRSPLDLAAEGRVLKALQGCAQRFRERQAGGGAAPGPRQTLGTPNTVTNLHVGAAPGPEAAECLVCSELALLVLFSPCQHRTVCEECARRMKKCIRCQVVVSKKLRPDGSEVASAAPAPGPPRQLVEELQSRYRQMEERITCPICIDSHIRLVFQCGHGACAPCGSALSACPICRQPIRDRIQIFV from the exons GTCCCGAGCAGCCCCGCCCAACATGGACCCAGACCCCCAGGCGGGCGTGCAGGTGGGCATGCGGGTGGTGCGCGGCGTGGACTGGAAGTGGGGCCAGCAGGACGGCGGCGAGGGCGGCGTGGGCACGGTGGTGGAGCTTGGCCGCCACGGCAGCCCCTCGACACCCGACCGCACAGTGGTCGTGCAGTGGGACCAGGGCACGCGCACCAACTACCGCGCCGGCTACCAGGGCGCGCACGACCTGCTGCTGTACGACAACGCCCAGATCG gcgTCCGGCACCCCAACATCATCTGTGACTGCTGCAAGAAGCACGGGCTGCGGGGGATGCGCTGGAAGTGCCGTGTGTGCCTGGACTACGACCTCTGCACGCAGTGCTACATGCACAACAAGCATGAGCTCGCCCACGCCTTCGACCGCTACGAGACCGCTCACTCGCGCCC TGTCACACTGAGTCCCCGCCAGGGCCTCCCGAGGATCCCACTAAGGGGCATCTTCCAGGGAGCGAAGGTGGTGCGAGGCCCCGACTGGGAGTGGGGCTCACAGGATG gaggggaagggaaaCCGGGCCGTGTGGTGGACATCCGTGGCTGGGATGTGGAGACAGGCCGGAGTGTGGCCAGCGTGACGTGGGCTGATGGTACCACCAATGTGTACCGTGTGGGCCACAAGGGCAAGGTGGACCTCAAGTGTGTGGGCGAGGCAGCGGGCGGCTTCTACTACAAGGACCACCTCCCAAGGCTCG GCAAGCCGGCGGAGCTGCAGCGCAGGGTGAGTGCTGACAGCCAGCCCTTCCAGCACGGGGACAAGGTCAAGTGTCTGCTGGACACTGATGTCCTGCGGGAGATGCAGGAAGGCCACGGCGGCTGGAACCCCAGGATGGCGGAG ACGGGCACCGTGCATCGTATCACGGACCGCGGGGACGTGCGCGTGCAGTTCAACCACGAGACGCGCTGGACCTTCCACCCCGGGGCGCTCACCAAG CACCACTCCTTCTGGGTGGGCGACGTGGTCCGGGTCATCGGCGACCTTGACACAGTGAAGCggctgcaggctgggcatggcgaGTGGACGGACGACATGGCCCCT GCCCTGGGCCGCGTCGGGAAGGTGGTGAAAGTGTTTGGAGACGGGAACCTGCGTGTAGCAGTCGCTGGTCAGCGGTGGACCTTCAGCCCCTCCTGCCTGGTGGCCTACCGGCCCGAGGAGGATGCCAACCTGGACGTGGCCGAGCGCGCCCGGGAGAACAAAA GCTCACTGAGCGTGGCCCTGGACAAGCTTCGGGCCCAGAAGAGTGACCCAGAGCACCCGGGAAGGCTGGTGGTGGAGGTGGCGCTGGGTAACGCAGCCCGGGCTCTGGACCTGCTGCGGAGGCGCCCAGAGCAG GTGGACACCAAGAACCAAGGCAGGACCGCTCTGCAAGTGGCTGCCTACCTGGGCCAGGTGGAGTTGATACGGCTGCTGCTACAAGCCAGGGCGGGCGTGGACCTGCCGGACGACGAGGGCAACACGGCACTGCACTACGCGGCCCTGGG GAACCAGCCCGAGGCCACCAGGGTGCTCCTGAGTGCTGGGTGCCGGGCGGACGCCATCAACAGCACCCAGAGCACAGCACTGCACGTGGCCGTGCAGAggggcttcctggaggtggtgCGGGCCCTGTGTGAGCGCGGCTGTGACGTCAACCTGCCC GACGCCCACTCGGACACGCCCCTGCACTCCGCCATCTCGGCGGGCACTGGAGCCAGCGGCATTGTCGAGGTCCTCACGGAGGTGCCAAACATCGATGTTACCGCCACCAACAGCCAGGGTTTCACCCTGCTGCACCATGCCTCCCTCAAGGGTCACGCGCT AGCTGTGAGAAAGATTCTGGCTCGGGCGCGGCAGCTGGTGGACGCCAAGAAGGAGGACGGCTTCACGGCGCTGCATCTGGCTGCCCTCAACAACCACCGCGAGGTGGCCCAGATCCTCATCCGGGAG ggcCGCTGTGACGTGAACGTGCGCAACCGGAAGCTGCAGTCCCCGCTGCATCTCGCCGTGCAACAGGCCCACGTGGGGCTGGTGCCGCTACTGGTGGACGCTGGGTGCAGTGTCAACGCCGAGGACGAGGAGGGGGACACAGCCCTGCACGTGGCGCTGCAGCGTCATCAGCTGCTGCCCCTGGTGGCTGATGGGGCCGGGGGGGACCCAGGGCCCTTGCAGCTGCTGTCCAGG ACATGGGGCGCCGGCTGCTGGGGCTGCCAGGTGCCAGGAGACGCCTCCCTCGGGCCTGCCCCGGCGCCCGCCCTCACCGGCGTCTGTCCTGCCGCCCAGCTACAGGCCTCGGGCCTCCCCGGCAGCGCGGAGCTGACGGTGGGCGCGGCGGTCGCCTGCTTCCTGGCGCTGGAGGGCGCCGACGTGAGCTACACCAACCACCGCGGTCGGAGCCCGCTGGACCTGGCCGCCGAGGGTCGCGTGCTCAAGGCCCTTCAGGGCTGCGCCCAGCGCTTCCG GGAGCGGCAGGCGGGCGGGGGCGCGGCCCCGGGCCCCAGGCAAACGCTCGGGACCCCCAACACCGTGACGAACCTGCACGTGGGCGCCGCGCCGGGGCCCGAGGCCGCTGAGTGCCTGGTGTGCTCCGAGCTGGCGCTGCTGGTGCTGTTCTCGCCGTGCCAGCACCGCACCGTGTGTGAGG AGTGCGCGCGCAGGATGAAGAAGTGCATCAGGTGCCAGGTGGTCGTCAGCAAGAAACTGCGCCCAG ACGGCTCTGAGGTGGCGagcgccgcccccgcccccggcccgccgCGCCAGCTGGTGGAGGAGCTGCAGAGCCGCTACCGGCAGATGGAGGAACGCATCACCTGCCCCATCTGCATCGACAGCCACATCCGCCTCGTGTTCCAGTGCGGCCACGGCGCATGCGCCCCCTGCGGCTCCGCGCTCAGCGCCTGCCCCATCTGCCGCCAGCCCATCCGCGACCGCATCCAGATCTTCGTGTGA
- the MIB2 gene encoding E3 ubiquitin-protein ligase MIB2 isoform X22, with protein sequence MGWKPSEARGQSQSFQASGLQPRSLKAARRATGRPDRSRAAPPNMDPDPQAGVQVGMRVVRGVDWKWGQQDGGEGGVGTVVELGRHGSPSTPDRTVVVQWDQGTRTNYRAGYQGAHDLLLYDNAQIGVRHPNIICDCCKKHGLRGMRWKCRVCLDYDLCTQCYMHNKHELAHAFDRYETAHSRPVTLSPRQGLPRIPLRGIFQGAKVVRGPDWEWGSQDGGEGKPGRVVDIRGWDVETGRSVASVTWADGTTNVYRVGHKGKVDLKCVGEAAGGFYYKDHLPRLGKPAELQRRVSADSQPFQHGDKVKCLLDTDVLREMQEGHGGWNPRMAEHHSFWVGDVVRVIGDLDTVKRLQAGHGEWTDDMAPALGRVGKVVKVFGDGNLRVAVAGQRWTFSPSCLVAYRPEEDANLDVAERARENKSSLSVALDKLRAQKSDPEHPGRLVVEVALGNAARALDLLRRRPEQVDTKNQGRTALQVAAYLGQVELIRLLLQARAGVDLPDDEGNTALHYAALGNQPEATRVLLSAGCRADAINSTQSTALHVAVQRGFLEVVRALCERGCDVNLPDAHSDTPLHSAISAGTGASGIVEVLTEVPNIDVTATNSQGFTLLHHASLKGHALAVRKILARARQLVDAKKEDGFTALHLAALNNHREVAQILIREGRCDVNVRNRKLQSPLHLAVQQAHVGLVPLLVDAGCSVNAEDEEGDTALHVALQRHQLLPLVADGAGGDPGPLQLLSRLQASGLPGSAELTVGAAVACFLALEGADVSYTNHRGRSPLDLAAEGRVLKALQGCAQRFRERQAGGGAAPGPRQTLGTPNTVTNLHVGAAPGPEAAECLVCSELALLVLFSPCQHRTVCEECARRMKKCIRCQVVVSKKLRPDGSEVASAAPAPGPPRQLVEELQSRYRQMEERITCPICIDSHIRLVFQCGHGACAPCGSALSACPICRQPIRDRIQIFV encoded by the exons GTCCCGAGCAGCCCCGCCCAACATGGACCCAGACCCCCAGGCGGGCGTGCAGGTGGGCATGCGGGTGGTGCGCGGCGTGGACTGGAAGTGGGGCCAGCAGGACGGCGGCGAGGGCGGCGTGGGCACGGTGGTGGAGCTTGGCCGCCACGGCAGCCCCTCGACACCCGACCGCACAGTGGTCGTGCAGTGGGACCAGGGCACGCGCACCAACTACCGCGCCGGCTACCAGGGCGCGCACGACCTGCTGCTGTACGACAACGCCCAGATCG gcgTCCGGCACCCCAACATCATCTGTGACTGCTGCAAGAAGCACGGGCTGCGGGGGATGCGCTGGAAGTGCCGTGTGTGCCTGGACTACGACCTCTGCACGCAGTGCTACATGCACAACAAGCATGAGCTCGCCCACGCCTTCGACCGCTACGAGACCGCTCACTCGCGCCC TGTCACACTGAGTCCCCGCCAGGGCCTCCCGAGGATCCCACTAAGGGGCATCTTCCAGGGAGCGAAGGTGGTGCGAGGCCCCGACTGGGAGTGGGGCTCACAGGATG gaggggaagggaaaCCGGGCCGTGTGGTGGACATCCGTGGCTGGGATGTGGAGACAGGCCGGAGTGTGGCCAGCGTGACGTGGGCTGATGGTACCACCAATGTGTACCGTGTGGGCCACAAGGGCAAGGTGGACCTCAAGTGTGTGGGCGAGGCAGCGGGCGGCTTCTACTACAAGGACCACCTCCCAAGGCTCG GCAAGCCGGCGGAGCTGCAGCGCAGGGTGAGTGCTGACAGCCAGCCCTTCCAGCACGGGGACAAGGTCAAGTGTCTGCTGGACACTGATGTCCTGCGGGAGATGCAGGAAGGCCACGGCGGCTGGAACCCCAGGATGGCGGAG CACCACTCCTTCTGGGTGGGCGACGTGGTCCGGGTCATCGGCGACCTTGACACAGTGAAGCggctgcaggctgggcatggcgaGTGGACGGACGACATGGCCCCT GCCCTGGGCCGCGTCGGGAAGGTGGTGAAAGTGTTTGGAGACGGGAACCTGCGTGTAGCAGTCGCTGGTCAGCGGTGGACCTTCAGCCCCTCCTGCCTGGTGGCCTACCGGCCCGAGGAGGATGCCAACCTGGACGTGGCCGAGCGCGCCCGGGAGAACAAAA GCTCACTGAGCGTGGCCCTGGACAAGCTTCGGGCCCAGAAGAGTGACCCAGAGCACCCGGGAAGGCTGGTGGTGGAGGTGGCGCTGGGTAACGCAGCCCGGGCTCTGGACCTGCTGCGGAGGCGCCCAGAGCAG GTGGACACCAAGAACCAAGGCAGGACCGCTCTGCAAGTGGCTGCCTACCTGGGCCAGGTGGAGTTGATACGGCTGCTGCTACAAGCCAGGGCGGGCGTGGACCTGCCGGACGACGAGGGCAACACGGCACTGCACTACGCGGCCCTGGG GAACCAGCCCGAGGCCACCAGGGTGCTCCTGAGTGCTGGGTGCCGGGCGGACGCCATCAACAGCACCCAGAGCACAGCACTGCACGTGGCCGTGCAGAggggcttcctggaggtggtgCGGGCCCTGTGTGAGCGCGGCTGTGACGTCAACCTGCCC GACGCCCACTCGGACACGCCCCTGCACTCCGCCATCTCGGCGGGCACTGGAGCCAGCGGCATTGTCGAGGTCCTCACGGAGGTGCCAAACATCGATGTTACCGCCACCAACAGCCAGGGTTTCACCCTGCTGCACCATGCCTCCCTCAAGGGTCACGCGCT AGCTGTGAGAAAGATTCTGGCTCGGGCGCGGCAGCTGGTGGACGCCAAGAAGGAGGACGGCTTCACGGCGCTGCATCTGGCTGCCCTCAACAACCACCGCGAGGTGGCCCAGATCCTCATCCGGGAG ggcCGCTGTGACGTGAACGTGCGCAACCGGAAGCTGCAGTCCCCGCTGCATCTCGCCGTGCAACAGGCCCACGTGGGGCTGGTGCCGCTACTGGTGGACGCTGGGTGCAGTGTCAACGCCGAGGACGAGGAGGGGGACACAGCCCTGCACGTGGCGCTGCAGCGTCATCAGCTGCTGCCCCTGGTGGCTGATGGGGCCGGGGGGGACCCAGGGCCCTTGCAGCTGCTGTCCAGG CTACAGGCCTCGGGCCTCCCCGGCAGCGCGGAGCTGACGGTGGGCGCGGCGGTCGCCTGCTTCCTGGCGCTGGAGGGCGCCGACGTGAGCTACACCAACCACCGCGGTCGGAGCCCGCTGGACCTGGCCGCCGAGGGTCGCGTGCTCAAGGCCCTTCAGGGCTGCGCCCAGCGCTTCCG GGAGCGGCAGGCGGGCGGGGGCGCGGCCCCGGGCCCCAGGCAAACGCTCGGGACCCCCAACACCGTGACGAACCTGCACGTGGGCGCCGCGCCGGGGCCCGAGGCCGCTGAGTGCCTGGTGTGCTCCGAGCTGGCGCTGCTGGTGCTGTTCTCGCCGTGCCAGCACCGCACCGTGTGTGAGG AGTGCGCGCGCAGGATGAAGAAGTGCATCAGGTGCCAGGTGGTCGTCAGCAAGAAACTGCGCCCAG ACGGCTCTGAGGTGGCGagcgccgcccccgcccccggcccgccgCGCCAGCTGGTGGAGGAGCTGCAGAGCCGCTACCGGCAGATGGAGGAACGCATCACCTGCCCCATCTGCATCGACAGCCACATCCGCCTCGTGTTCCAGTGCGGCCACGGCGCATGCGCCCCCTGCGGCTCCGCGCTCAGCGCCTGCCCCATCTGCCGCCAGCCCATCCGCGACCGCATCCAGATCTTCGTGTGA